The following DNA comes from Desulfobaculum xiamenense.
CCGTTTAGCCGATAGTTGCCGATTTTTTCGGCGGCGATGCGCAGCGCCTGCATTTCCGCGTGGGCGCTGGGATCGTTGCGGGTGATGGGGGCGTTGGACGCCTCGGCAAGAATGTCGCCATCCGGGCCGATGATGAGTGCGCCAACGGGAACTTCGCCCGAGTCGGCGGCGTGGTGAGCCAGCACGAGGGCGCGTTCCATGAGCTGTTCCCAGCTTTCCCAACCTTGGGGGACGTCCGGGAACGTGCTTGAGGTCTTCATGATGTCTGCTCTGTGTCCGATCGCCGGAGGCACCCCTGTCCGAGTCGTCCGCCGGGACGTATTCGCGTAGTGGATCGGGGTGCCTCCGGAAAAACCTATCGGCTCTTGATGTACTTGACGGCGTTCTCGATGAGCACCGTTCCCAGCGTGGGCCGCGCGCCGCGGGTCCATGCGGGATGGTTGGTGGGATGGTTGAACGCTTCGGGGTGCGGCATGAGGCCGAGGATGCGACCGGTCGGGTCGGTCAGTCCGGCGATGCCGAAGGGCGAACCGTTGGGATTGAAGGGGTACTCCTGCGTCGGCTCACCGGTGGCGGGGTGCGCGTATTGCAGGGCCACGAGTTCGTCGTCCATGAGGGCGGTCAGCGTGGCTTCGTCCTTCGCGGTGAGCTTGCCCTCGCCGTGGCGAATGGGCATTTCGAGGATGTCCAGCCCCTTGGTGAAGACACAGGGGCTTTTGGGATTGGCCTTGAGGTGGACCCAGCGGTCCTCGAACTTGGCGGAGTCGTTGTGCGACAGGGAAACCTGTCGCTCGAAGTACTTGCCGCCCACGGCGGGCAGCAGGCCGAGCTTCACCAGAAGCTGGAAGCCGTTGCAGATGCCGAGGATGAGACCCCCGGCATTGAAGAACGACCGGAGCTGATCGACAAGGGGCGTGCCCTCGCGGGTTTCGGCGAACTTCCACCGTAGCGCAGCGGCCTGCGCCGCGCCGAGGTCGTCGCCGTCCAGAAATCCTCCGGGGAAGATCAGGAAGTTGTAGTCCTCAACGCGGCAGCGCCCGGCGATGAGATCCGAAAAGTAGACGATAGTGGCGCTGTCGGCACCGGCCAACTCGGCCGCATAGGCCGATTCCTTCTCGCAATTCGTACCGTTGCCGGTGATGACGAGGGTTCTGACCTCCGCCATAAATTCCTCCCATTGTCTTGACACCCAGGGGGGTGTCGACTAGCGTGTCCAAGGTCTGTGGGACCATAATGACACTCACATGTGCCGTCAACCGCTCAAATGGCCTGACTATGGGACCCAACCTATCGAAAAAATATGCAGTATTAGCCAACTACGGCAGTAGTGCCTCGTTTCGACCCGCCGGATCTCACCAGTTTCGGCGGGTCGACATTTGATGTATGCTCCGCGAGACGGGTCCGGGGAAAAACGGCCCCGGCCCGCATCTTTTCGATAATTCAATCAAGACTAAAAGAGGACAGGTCCGGCGAATGAAAACGAAGTTCATCTTTGTCACTGGTGGCGTGTTGTCTTCCCTCGGGAAGGGGCTTTCCGCCGCCTCCATCGGCGCATTGCTCAAGGCCAGGGGCCTCACCTGCACCATTCAGAAGCTTGACCCCTATATCAACGTTGACCCCGGCACCATGAATCCGTTCCAGCACGGCGAGGTGTACGTGACCAACGACGGAGCCGAGACGGACCTGGATATGGGGCACTACGAGCGTTTTCTCGATGTGCCCATGAGTCAGCGCAACAACTACACCTCTGGCAGCATCTACTACAGCGTCATCACCAAGGAGCGCCGCGGCGACTACCTCGGCGGCACTGTGCAGGTGATTCCGCACATCACCGACGAAATCAAGAGCGCCGTGCTGAGCCTCGCCAGCGATGATCTGGACGTGGCCCTCATTGAGATCGGCGGCACCGTCGGCGACATTGAAGGCCAGCCCTTCCTCGAAGCCATTCGCCAGCTGCGCATCGACCTCGGCAAGGAAAACTGCCTCTACATCCACCTGACGCTGGTGCCCTACCTGCAGGCCGCTGGCGAGGTGAAGACCAAGCCGACCCAGCACTCCGTGAAGGAGCTGCGCTCCATCGGCATCCAGCCCGACATCATGATCTGCCGCAGCGAAGTGCCGCTGGACGAGCACATCAAGGGCAAGATTGCGCTGTTCTGCAACGTCGATCCCGACGCCGTCTTCTGCGCCAAGGATATCGACAATATTTACAAGCTCCCGCTGGCCTTCTACGAGGAGGGTATCGACCAGAAGATCGCCATCATGCTGCGTCTGCCCGCCAAGAACCCGGACCTCACCCCGTGGTATGACCTTGAGCACAACATCGACAATCCCAAGGGTGATGTGACCATCGGCATCGTGGGCAAGTACGTGGACCTCAAGGAAGCCTACAAGAGCCTGCACGAGGCGCTGGTGCACGGCGGTTTCGCCAACCGCGTGACCGTGAACCTCAAGTACATCAATTCCGAGGAAATCACCGCCGACAACGTTGCCGAGCGCCTGACCGGCCTTGATGGCATTCTGGTTCCCGGTGGCTTCGGTTCCCGTGGTGTCGAGGGCAAGATCAAGGCCATCGAGTACGCCCGCGTGAACAAGGTGCCCTTCTTCGGCATCTGCCTCGGCATGCAGTGCTCCGTGATCGAGTTCGCCCGCAACGTCGCTGGCTTTGAGGCCGCCAACTCCGAGGAATTCGATCAGAACACTCCCGATCCGGTCATTTACCTGATGAAGGAGTGGTACGACTTCCAGACCGGCCGCGTGGAGCGCCGCGACGAGTCCAGCAACAAGGGCGGCACCATGCGCCTTGGCGCGTACCCCTGCAAGATCGTGCCGGACACCAATGCCAGCCGCGCCTACGGCGAGGAGAACATCAGCGAGCGTCACCGCCACCGCTATGAGTTCAACAACGCCTACATCGAGCGCCTGCGCGAGAAGGGTCTCGTGTTCTCCGGCACCTCTCCGGATGGCGAGCTGATGGAAATCGTCGAGGTCAAGGACCATCCGTGGTTCCTCGGCTGCCAGTTCCATCCCGAATTCCAGTCCAACCCCATGCGGCCCCATCCCCTGTTCCGGGACTTCATCAAGGCCGCCAAGGAGCAGAGGAAGGGCAAGTAGGGAATGAATTCCACTGAACTCTACGAGCTTTCCTGCACGGGTCCGTTTGTCATAGCGGGCCCGTGCGCCCTCGAAAGTCTCGATATCGCACTGCGTACCGGCGAGCGGGTGGCCGAGGCCGCCCGTGCGCTTGGGCTGACGGCCGTCTTCAAGAGTTCCTTCGACAAGGCCAACCGCACCTCGGTGACCAGCTTCCGTGGCCCCGGCATGGAGGAGGGACTCCGAATGCTGGCCCGCGTCAAGGAGGCCACCGGCCTTCCCGTCATCACCGACATTCACGCCCCCGAGCAGGCCGCCGTTGTGGCCGAAGTGGCGGACGTCATCCAGATTCCCGCCTTCCTCTGCCGGCAGACCGACCTTCTGGTCGCCGCGGGCGAGACCGGGCGGATCATCAGCGTGAAGAAGGGTCAGTTCCTCGCTCCGTGGGACATGCGCCACGCGGTGGAGAAGATTCGCTCCACCGGCAACGGCAAGATATGGCTCACCGAGCGCGGCGCATCCTTCGGATACAACAATCTCGTCGTGGATTTCCGCGCTTTGTCCATCATGGCCGGGTTCGGCTGCCCCGTGGTGTTCGACGCCACGCATTCCGTGCAGTTGCCGGGCGGGCAGGGTGGATGTTCTGGCGGGCAGCGCGAGTTCGTGCCCGTGCTGGCTCGTGCGGCCGTTGCCGCCGGTGCCAACGGCGTGTTCCTCGAAACGCATCCTGATCCGGACAAGGCTCTGTGCGACGGTCCCAACTCCTGGCCCCTCGATCGGCTCGACGCGCTGCTGCGCGATCTCGTCGCCCTGTGGAATGTCGGCCATGAGTGCTAGCGAAGCCGCCATTGCCGCAGCTCGTCAGGTGCGGGTGCTCGTGCTCGACGTGGACGGTGTGCTCACCGATGGCGGGCTGTACTACGACGCGGCGGGAGATGTCTCCAAGCGCTTCAACGTGCAGGATGGGCTGGGCATCAAGCTCGCCCAGGCCGCCGGTCTCGTCGTGGCCGTCATCACCGGACTGAAGTCCAAGGCTGTGGAGAAGCGCGTGCGCGAACTCGGCATCAAGGACTACCACGCTGGACACACGGCCAAGATTCCCCTGCTGCAACAGATTTGCGACGCCCATGGCGTGCAGATGTCGCAGGTCGCCTATCTTGGCGACGACTGGGTTGACGCCGGGCCTTTGCGCAGCGTTGGTCTGCCCATGGCCGTGTGTAACGCCCAGCCCGAGATTCGCGACATGGCCGCGTGGGTGTCCACCGTTCCCGGCGGACATGGTGCCGTACGCGAGTGCATCCGCTTCATCCTCGAAGCGCAGGACAAGCTGGGCATCCTCTGGGAGGAATGGAAAATCCGATGAACCGTTCGCGTCTCGTCCTTGTCATCACGGTTTCGTTGATTGCCATTTTGGGCGCGGCGTATCTCGTGTGGATCGGCAGCGGCGGGCCGGACGGCGACGACGTCATCACCGCACCCCCGGTGGACATGTCCATGCAGGGGGTGGAGTTGACGCGCAGTTCCGGCGACGGTTCGCGCTGGACGCTCAAGGCCGAGGGTGCCGAATATCAGCAGGAGGACGGCGTGGTCAGCGTCCGTTCCCCGCGCATCGAGTGGGAGCGCGCCGACCATGATTCCGTGACGGTCACGTCCGCGAGCGGAACCGTGGATCAGAGCAGCGGCAACGCCCAGCTCTGGCCCGACGTGGTCATCGTCTCCGGTGACACCACAGTGCACGCCGGACGCCTCGAATACAGCGAGCAGAAGCGATCCATCCACCTGCGCGAGGACGTCCGCATCGTGCGCGGAGGGCTTGCTCTCGACGCGCCGGAAGTCGTTTTCGATCTCGATACCAATGTGATTACAGCCACCGGCGGCGTCCGGGCCGAACTGACGGGCCATGCGGAGCCGACCATGGAGGACAAGCCGTGAAGACCTTCCCCCGTATCGCCGCGTTCGCCATCGCCGCCACGCTTATGACCGCACCTCTTGCGGTCGCGCAGTCCACGTCCGTTCCGACGAAGATCACCTCTCAGAAGACCGTCTACGATCAGGACGGCCGGACCGTCGTCTTCCGTGGCGACGTGTTGGTGGTGCGCCCCGACATGAAGATATGGGCGGACGTTATGACCGTGCGCCTCGACGCCTCCGCGAAGCAGGGGCAGCCGGGCACCATCTCCCGTATCGAGGCCACCGGCAATGTGCGCCTTGAGCGCGAGGGCAAGAAGGGCCAGTGCGCCAAGGCCGTGTACGATGCCGCCAAGGGCCTTTTGACCCTCAGCGGAGACCCGCGCCTCGCCGATGGCGACAACAGCATCTCCGGTAAGGTCATCCGCCTGTGGCTCAAGGACAACCGCAGCGAGGTCGAGGGCGGCGACAAGCCCGTGGAAGCCATATTCTTCACCCCCGGTGCCGAGGCGGGAAAGTAGCATGTCCGTCATTTCCGCTTCCGATCTGTGCAAGGTGTACGGCCAGCGAAAGGTCGTGCACGACATCGGCGTCAACGTCGCGCAGGGCGAAGTGGTCGGCCTGCTCGGCCCCAACGGCGCGGGCAAGACCACCACGTTCTACATGCTGGCGGGCATCGTGAAGCCGACAGGCGGCTCAGTCCGGCTGGACGACGAGGAGATCACCATGCTGCCCCTGCACGAGCGGGCGCGGCTGGGCATGAGCTACCTCCCGCAGGAAAGCTCGGTGTTCAAGAAGCTCACCGTGCGGCAGAATCTGGAGATCGTGCTGGAGCAGAGCGGTCTCGACCGCGCAACCCAGCAGGCGAGGGCGGATCAGCTTCTGGACGAACTGGGCATCACCCGACTTTCGGACCAGAAGGCCATGCATCTTTCGGGCGGCGAGCGCCGTCGGCTGGAGATCGCCCGTGCCCTCATCCTCAATCCCAAGTTCATGCTGCTCGACGAGCCCTTCGCGGGCATCGACCCCATCGCCGTGGATGATATTCAGGGCATCGTGAGCGGACTTCGTGAAAAAGGTATCGGAGTACTCATTTCCGATCACAACGTTCGAGAGACGTTGAGAATCTGCGACAGAGCCTATCTCGTCTACGAGGGACGAATCATCCTGAGTGGCACTCCGGATGAAATTTGTGCCGATCCGAAGGCCCGCCGGGTGTATCTGGGAGAGAGCTTCAGTCTCTAACATCCCGAAATCACTATATCAATTTCGATATTCAAAATCCTTGCCATCCTCGGTTGCAAGCTTGTTCCGGATGTGGCATGTTGCAAATGCGGTTGAGAAAACATTCTCATGCCGCATGGATTTCACCTTGAGCGACGGGCATTTTCGTTGGTTCAGACACATGTTTGACCGTGCCCCGTTCGCCGGAATCCCAACCGCCAACATTTCGCAAGAAGACGAACAGCCCCGATGGCACTCGAACTCAGACAACAGCTCAAGCTTTCCCAGCAACTGGTCATGACCCCGCAGTTGCAGCAGGCCATCAAACTGCTGCAGCTTTCCCGGTTTGAACTGGTTGATATGGTCCAGCAGGAACTCCTCGAAAACCCGCTTCTCGAGGAGGCCGTTCCCGAACAGGCTCAGGAGAAGGCCGAGGCCGAGGAAAATGCCCGCGCCGTAGAGGCTGCGCAGACGGCCGAGGTCATGGACGAGGGCGTTCGCGAGAACGACGCCGTTCAGGGCGCGGACTGGGAAAATTACCTCGGCGAGTTTTCGAGCACATCCCGCAATTCCGCCGCCCGCGAGGCCGAAATCCCCGAGGAGGGGATGTCCTTCGAGGCCCGGCTGTCGTCCAAGCCCTCGCTGGAGGGCCACCTTGAGTGGCAGCTCCGGCTGTCGGACATGACGCCCCGCCAGATGGACATCGGCGAGGTCATCATCGGCAACATCGGCTCGCAGGGCTATTTGCAGGCTACCGCCGAGGAAATTGCCGCCGACGCCGGGTGTACTTCCGAAGAGGTCGAGGTGGTGCTGCGTCGCATTCAGAATTTCGATCCAGTCGGCGTTGCCGCGCGTGACCCGCGCGAGTGTCTGCTCGTCCAGATCGAGTCCTACGGCTACGAGGACCCCATCCTCATCGAACTCGTCAGCGAGCACCTCGAAGATCTCGAAACCAAGCGCTATAAGCCGCTTGCCCGCAAGTTCCGCATCTCGATGGAGGAACTTCGCGAGTATCTCGATCTCATCCAATCCCTCGATCCAATGCCCGGTGCCGCCTACGGCAGCAGCGAGCCGCAGTACGTGAGCCCGGACGTCTACGTCTACAAGTACGAGGACGATTTCATCATCGTGCTCAACGAGGACGGTCTTCCTCGCCTCACGCTCAACGATTTCTATCTCGATTCCCTCAAGAGCGGCCGCGGCGCACCGGAAAAGGACTACGTCCACGAGCGGTTGCGCTCCGCACAGTGGCTGATGAAGAGCCTCTATCAGCGTCAGCGCACGCTCTATAAGGTCATGGAGAGCATCGTGCGCTTCCAGCGCGGCTTCTTCGAGAACGGCGTGACCAGTCTTCGGCCGCTCATTCTCAAGGATGTGGCCGACGACATCGAGATGCACGAATCCACCATCAGCCGCATCACCACCAGCAAGTATGTGGCGACGCCGCACGGCCTGTTCGAACTGAAGTTCTTCTTCAACAGCGCCCTTGGGCTGGACGACGGAAGTCAGGTCGGCTCCGAGAGCGTCAAGGCGCAGATCAAGAGCCTGATAGGTGAGGAGGACCCCCACCATCCACTGTCGGACGAGCGCATCGCGGAAATTCTGAAGGAACGGCTTCAGGTCAACATTGCCAGAAGAACCGTTGCCAAGTATCGCGGCGCGCTCGGCATACTCTCCTCTTCGAAACGCAAGGAGATTTTCTAGAGGTGGCGTGACGGAACTCTTTATTTTCGGGCTGAATGCACGTACACTCCAAATTACGGAGTGATATCGATCCAACAGCATCACAAGGAGGATCGTCGATGAACATCAGCTTGACGTTCAAGAATTTCGAACCGTCGGATCATCTGAGGAAGTACGCGCAAAAGCGCTTCGAAAAGCTGATCAAGTATGCCAACACCGGCAATACGGAGCTGAAGATAAATCTCGGGGTGGAGAAGTTCCGCCATATCGCCGAGGTCACGCTTTCCGGTGACAACATGAACATGTCCGCCGTGGAGGAGTCCGAGGACATGTACTCCTCCATCGACCTCGTGTACGACAAGATGACGTCGCAGGTCCGCAAGCTCCGCGAAAAGGGCAAGGACCGTCGTCGTTCCCGTGGCACCGTCCGCGACGAAGTCATCAGCTTCGAAGAAGGCGAAGCCGGACGCGAGGCGACCATTGTCGAGGCGCAGACCTACAAGCCCAAGCCCATGCTGGTGGACGAGGCTGCCATGCAGCTCGATACCCTCAATTACGAATTTCTCGTTTTCCTCAACGCCGAAACCGAGCGGGTCAACGTGATCTACCGCCGCAAGACGGGAGACTATGGTCTCATTGATCCCGGGATGTACGAATGAAGCTGGGTGATTTCCTGGATAACGAACTGATTTTGCCTGAACTTTCGGCCAGGACCAAATCTCGGGTCCTGGCCGAACTTGTGGCAGCCGTGGCTGAAAGGCGGCCGGAAATCGATGTGGAGGCCGCGCACAAGGTGCTCTTGGAGCGCGAGGCGCTCGGCACCACCGGCATCGGCGAGGGCATCGCCATCCCCCACGGCAAGCTCGACGCGCTGGAGGACATCGTCCTCGTGGTCGGGCGCTCCGCCGAGGGTGTGGAATTCGATGCGCTGGATTTCCGCCCCTGCCACATCTTCTTCCTCGTGCTCGCGCCAGAGAAGGTGGCCGGAATGCATCTGCGCATCCTCGCCCACATTTCGCGTATGCTCAAGGATGACGCATTTCGCAAGGCCTTCCTTTGTGCCGAGGGGCGCGAGGGATTGGCCAAGCTACTTGAGGGAGCGTGAGCCATGTTGGGCCGTGATGCATCCGGAGCGGAAAACAGCTTCCCGGTGATCATCCTCTCCGGCCTGTCCGGTGCGGGGAAATCGACGGCTCTTAAGGTTTTCGAGGACCTCGGATTCGTTACGGTGGATGGATTGCCGCCGAATCTCATCCCCGAACTCGTGGACCTTTTCCAGCGCCAGCGCGAGGTCTATCACCGTGGTCTCACGCTGGGCCTCGATGTCCGCCACTCCGACTTTCGCGAGAAATGGACCGGGGCGCTTGCCACCATGCGCAATAGCGGCGTCGAACCGCGAGTGGTCTTCGTGGAAGCCTCGGAAGAGGTTCTGCGCAGGCGTTACGCGGCGACGCGCCGTCCCCATCCGCTGGAGCAGGGCATCGGCCTTGATCGGGCGCTTGTGGAAGAGCGGGCGCTTCTGTTTCCCGTGCGTGATGTTGCGGAGATCGTGGTCGACACCTCCGACTATTCCATCCATGACCTGCGCCGCACCTTGCAAGAAAAGTGGAATTTTCTGCAGGACAAGCGCTACGGCCTGCATGTCTATCTCGTCACCTTCGGGTTCAAGCACGGCGTTCCCACGGATGCGGACCTCGTTTTCGATCTGCGGTTTCTGCCGAATCCGTACTTCGAGAAGGCGCTTCGGCCATTTACGGGGCGCGACAAGGCCGTGGCCGATTTCGTCCTTGGCTCGCCAGCGGGGCGGGAATATCTGGAAAAGCAATTGGAATTCCTGCATTATGTCCTGCCGTGCTACGCGCGGGAGGGCCGCTATCGGCTGACTGTGGCCATCGGCTGCACCGGCGGGCGGCATCGCTCCGTGGCCGTGGCTGAGGCTGTCTTTGACTCCTTGCGCGAGTCGGACTATGCAGTCTTTCTGGAACACAGGCATCTCGATTTGGATTAGAGCACCGCAGAACCGGGCCGTCCGGTCCCGCACACACTCCCAGCAGGAACATGAACACGGACAAGAAGACAAAGAACGTCGGCGTCATTATCGTCACGCATACCGATTACGGCACCCATCTGCTTAAGGCTGCCGAGGTTATCCTCGGCCCGCAGAAGGCCTGTGAGGCCATCGGTGTGGACGTCGCCCAGGAGATGGACGAGATTCTCAAGAATCTTCGAGAGGCCGTCCAGCGGACCGACACCGGTGCGGGCGTGCTTATCCTGACGGACATGTTCGGCGGCACTCCGACGAACCTGAGCCTGTCGCTTCTGGGAACCGGTCCCCTTGAAGTCATCACCGGCGTGAACCTGCCCATGCTGCTCAAGGTGCTGGGCACCCGGTCCATGGATCTCAAGAAGTTGGCCAGCGAGGCCTCCAATGCGGGCTGTCAGGGAATCGTCGTTGCGGGCGAAATCCTGCGACGAAAGGTCGCGGAGGCATAGGGCATGTTCTGGGTGCGCGTCGACAACCGGCTCGTTCATGGGCAGATAATCGAAACGTGGCTGCCGTTCACGAAGAGCCGCTGGATTATCGTCGCCAATGACGAACTTGTGGACGACGCGCTCCGGCAGGAGATCATGGGGCTGGCCATTCCGCATGGCATTGAGAAGCGTTTCGTCTCCGTCGCCGACGCATCCGGCTTTGTTGCGGATACCTTCGGCAAGGGTGCGGACCCGGATGCGCTGGTCCTGTTCGCCAGTTGTGCCGATGCCCGGCGGGCCTACGAGGCCGGGCTGGCTTTTCCTGTTTTGAATCTCGGCAACCTGCACTACGGGCCGGGCAAGGAGCAGATTTGCGCCCATGTGGCGCTGTCGGATACTGATCGGACGTGTCTCGGGTTCTTCTCCTCTTCCGGAATCGAGCTCGACTTCCGTTGCGTGCCCAGCGAACCCATTCAGGTGAGGCGCACATGGTAGAATCTCCTCTGATGACCATCGTCGCTGTCGCGGCTGTCGGTTTTTTTTTGTCCTCCTGTCCCTGTCCCGCTTCGCGATAAACGTCGGCATCCTTGAACGCCCGCTCGTTCAGGGGCTTGTGTGGGGACTGGTGACGGGGGATGTTTCGCTGGCCTTGTCCGTCTCCGCCGTCTTCGAACTCTTTTGGCTCGATCTCATTCCCGCGGGGACCTTCATCCCGCCCAATGCCGCCGCATCCAACCTTGCGGCGCTGATGCTCATCCACTTCTTTGGCTTCACCACCCCTGCCGAGGCCATGTTCCCCATCTTGTTCAGCCTCCCACTCAGTTGGTTCGCCGCGCGTCTGGAGCAGTTCCAGCGCTATAGGCAGAACGCCGCCTACGACGCCCTTCAGGCGCAGGTACGGCTGGGGCGTGACACGGCCTATGCGCCTGCCCGCTTGGTGGAGCGGTCCATCCTTCAGTCCGGCATCCTGTATTTCGTGTTCTTCGTCGCCAGCCTGATGGGGCTGATCGTCTTGACGGGCATGCTGCTTTCTAACGGTTTTCTGCATATGCAGACCGATGCGCTTGGCTGGGGGCACCTGTGGGTCGCCGCGAGTTTCGGTCCGCTGCTCTCGCTACGCTCCATGCGGGCCTATGCGCTACTTGTCGCCGGGGCCTGCTGTGTGACGGTAGCCGCATTCTTCGGTCGTTTCTGACGTTTTTTGTCCATCCTTCGCCCGGGGCTTCGGGATTTGCACGTTTCCTTCGGGGAATGCGGTTCTTGCTCCTTTTCTCACAAACATTCGGTGGCCGTGGTGCCGCATCCTGGGCCAGCGCGCGGAAAAGC
Coding sequences within:
- a CDS encoding PTS sugar transporter subunit IIA: MNTDKKTKNVGVIIVTHTDYGTHLLKAAEVILGPQKACEAIGVDVAQEMDEILKNLREAVQRTDTGAGVLILTDMFGGTPTNLSLSLLGTGPLEVITGVNLPMLLKVLGTRSMDLKKLASEASNAGCQGIVVAGEILRRKVAEA
- the rpoN gene encoding RNA polymerase factor sigma-54 produces the protein MALELRQQLKLSQQLVMTPQLQQAIKLLQLSRFELVDMVQQELLENPLLEEAVPEQAQEKAEAEENARAVEAAQTAEVMDEGVRENDAVQGADWENYLGEFSSTSRNSAAREAEIPEEGMSFEARLSSKPSLEGHLEWQLRLSDMTPRQMDIGEVIIGNIGSQGYLQATAEEIAADAGCTSEEVEVVLRRIQNFDPVGVAARDPRECLLVQIESYGYEDPILIELVSEHLEDLETKRYKPLARKFRISMEELREYLDLIQSLDPMPGAAYGSSEPQYVSPDVYVYKYEDDFIIVLNEDGLPRLTLNDFYLDSLKSGRGAPEKDYVHERLRSAQWLMKSLYQRQRTLYKVMESIVRFQRGFFENGVTSLRPLILKDVADDIEMHESTISRITTSKYVATPHGLFELKFFFNSALGLDDGSQVGSESVKAQIKSLIGEEDPHHPLSDERIAEILKERLQVNIARRTVAKYRGALGILSSSKRKEIF
- a CDS encoding CTP synthase; its protein translation is MKTKFIFVTGGVLSSLGKGLSAASIGALLKARGLTCTIQKLDPYINVDPGTMNPFQHGEVYVTNDGAETDLDMGHYERFLDVPMSQRNNYTSGSIYYSVITKERRGDYLGGTVQVIPHITDEIKSAVLSLASDDLDVALIEIGGTVGDIEGQPFLEAIRQLRIDLGKENCLYIHLTLVPYLQAAGEVKTKPTQHSVKELRSIGIQPDIMICRSEVPLDEHIKGKIALFCNVDPDAVFCAKDIDNIYKLPLAFYEEGIDQKIAIMLRLPAKNPDLTPWYDLEHNIDNPKGDVTIGIVGKYVDLKEAYKSLHEALVHGGFANRVTVNLKYINSEEITADNVAERLTGLDGILVPGGFGSRGVEGKIKAIEYARVNKVPFFGICLGMQCSVIEFARNVAGFEAANSEEFDQNTPDPVIYLMKEWYDFQTGRVERRDESSNKGGTMRLGAYPCKIVPDTNASRAYGEENISERHRHRYEFNNAYIERLREKGLVFSGTSPDGELMEIVEVKDHPWFLGCQFHPEFQSNPMRPHPLFRDFIKAAKEQRKGK
- a CDS encoding KdsC family phosphatase; translated protein: MSASEAAIAAARQVRVLVLDVDGVLTDGGLYYDAAGDVSKRFNVQDGLGIKLAQAAGLVVAVITGLKSKAVEKRVRELGIKDYHAGHTAKIPLLQQICDAHGVQMSQVAYLGDDWVDAGPLRSVGLPMAVCNAQPEIRDMAAWVSTVPGGHGAVRECIRFILEAQDKLGILWEEWKIR
- a CDS encoding PTS sugar transporter subunit IIA, producing the protein MKLGDFLDNELILPELSARTKSRVLAELVAAVAERRPEIDVEAAHKVLLEREALGTTGIGEGIAIPHGKLDALEDIVLVVGRSAEGVEFDALDFRPCHIFFLVLAPEKVAGMHLRILAHISRMLKDDAFRKAFLCAEGREGLAKLLEGA
- the rapZ gene encoding RNase adapter RapZ yields the protein MLGRDASGAENSFPVIILSGLSGAGKSTALKVFEDLGFVTVDGLPPNLIPELVDLFQRQREVYHRGLTLGLDVRHSDFREKWTGALATMRNSGVEPRVVFVEASEEVLRRRYAATRRPHPLEQGIGLDRALVEERALLFPVRDVAEIVVDTSDYSIHDLRRTLQEKWNFLQDKRYGLHVYLVTFGFKHGVPTDADLVFDLRFLPNPYFEKALRPFTGRDKAVADFVLGSPAGREYLEKQLEFLHYVLPCYAREGRYRLTVAIGCTGGRHRSVAVAEAVFDSLRESDYAVFLEHRHLDLD
- the tadA gene encoding tRNA adenosine(34) deaminase TadA — encoded protein: MKTSSTFPDVPQGWESWEQLMERALVLAHHAADSGEVPVGALIIGPDGDILAEASNAPITRNDPSAHAEMQALRIAAEKIGNYRLNGCTVVVTLEPCLMCLGAFIHARIAGLVFGAADPKSGAVMSCMDGAHLDFVNHHFPVLDGILAEECGNILRDFFRARRGKK
- the hpf gene encoding ribosome hibernation-promoting factor, HPF/YfiA family, giving the protein MNISLTFKNFEPSDHLRKYAQKRFEKLIKYANTGNTELKINLGVEKFRHIAEVTLSGDNMNMSAVEESEDMYSSIDLVYDKMTSQVRKLREKGKDRRRSRGTVRDEVISFEEGEAGREATIVEAQTYKPKPMLVDEAAMQLDTLNYEFLVFLNAETERVNVIYRRKTGDYGLIDPGMYE
- a CDS encoding phosphoribosylformylglycinamidine synthase subunit PurQ — translated: MAEVRTLVITGNGTNCEKESAYAAELAGADSATIVYFSDLIAGRCRVEDYNFLIFPGGFLDGDDLGAAQAAALRWKFAETREGTPLVDQLRSFFNAGGLILGICNGFQLLVKLGLLPAVGGKYFERQVSLSHNDSAKFEDRWVHLKANPKSPCVFTKGLDILEMPIRHGEGKLTAKDEATLTALMDDELVALQYAHPATGEPTQEYPFNPNGSPFGIAGLTDPTGRILGLMPHPEAFNHPTNHPAWTRGARPTLGTVLIENAVKYIKSR
- a CDS encoding LptA/OstA family protein; the protein is MKTFPRIAAFAIAATLMTAPLAVAQSTSVPTKITSQKTVYDQDGRTVVFRGDVLVVRPDMKIWADVMTVRLDASAKQGQPGTISRIEATGNVRLEREGKKGQCAKAVYDAAKGLLTLSGDPRLADGDNSISGKVIRLWLKDNRSEVEGGDKPVEAIFFTPGAEAGK
- the kdsA gene encoding 3-deoxy-8-phosphooctulonate synthase, with amino-acid sequence MNSTELYELSCTGPFVIAGPCALESLDIALRTGERVAEAARALGLTAVFKSSFDKANRTSVTSFRGPGMEEGLRMLARVKEATGLPVITDIHAPEQAAVVAEVADVIQIPAFLCRQTDLLVAAGETGRIISVKKGQFLAPWDMRHAVEKIRSTGNGKIWLTERGASFGYNNLVVDFRALSIMAGFGCPVVFDATHSVQLPGGQGGCSGGQREFVPVLARAAVAAGANGVFLETHPDPDKALCDGPNSWPLDRLDALLRDLVALWNVGHEC
- the lptB gene encoding LPS export ABC transporter ATP-binding protein gives rise to the protein MSVISASDLCKVYGQRKVVHDIGVNVAQGEVVGLLGPNGAGKTTTFYMLAGIVKPTGGSVRLDDEEITMLPLHERARLGMSYLPQESSVFKKLTVRQNLEIVLEQSGLDRATQQARADQLLDELGITRLSDQKAMHLSGGERRRLEIARALILNPKFMLLDEPFAGIDPIAVDDIQGIVSGLREKGIGVLISDHNVRETLRICDRAYLVYEGRIILSGTPDEICADPKARRVYLGESFSL
- the lptC gene encoding LPS export ABC transporter periplasmic protein LptC; translation: MNRSRLVLVITVSLIAILGAAYLVWIGSGGPDGDDVITAPPVDMSMQGVELTRSSGDGSRWTLKAEGAEYQQEDGVVSVRSPRIEWERADHDSVTVTSASGTVDQSSGNAQLWPDVVIVSGDTTVHAGRLEYSEQKRSIHLREDVRIVRGGLALDAPEVVFDLDTNVITATGGVRAELTGHAEPTMEDKP